Proteins found in one Pyrus communis chromosome 15, drPyrComm1.1, whole genome shotgun sequence genomic segment:
- the LOC137717355 gene encoding clathrin interactor EPSIN 1-like — protein sequence MDFMKVFDQTVREIKREVNLKVLKVPEMEQKVLDATDSEPWGPHGSALAEIAQATKKFSECQMVMSVLWTRLSETGKDWRHVYKALAVIEYLVSHGSERAVDDIIEHTFQISSLSSFEYVEPSGKDNGINVRKKAENIVALLNNKDKIQEVRNKAAANRDKYFGLSSTGITYKSGSATSSSYGNNSFQSSDRYGGLGGTGTAGDSFRDSYRDRHEEDKTEKFSSSRSRRGATSENRESSSKKGSTRSRRGQDDISSSESKSSNKSNEADTYSSIHTQSASIADDDDDFDPRGTSTTKAAVASSNQVDLFGQNLMDDFVDVPASVPEEKPVMNSSSSDVDLFADADFVSAAPPQAASGAFADSTFVSAPPKTATGASSQTQNGVDLFASQPTLSPPASSTVDLFATPDPVMQPETKSTNAAPTNTNIVDPFATVPLNNFDGSDIMGAFTSHSDSAASEPSQSSVNDGSHNIVGKQSLADSKTPPKKDFQVKSGIWADSLSRGLIDLNISGPKKVNLADVGIVGGLTDGTDEREKGPPTSYYMGRAMGSGTGLGKSGFPSSQGIGDDFFSSLSSGNQQYQYGGFQK from the exons ATGGATTTCATGAAGGTCTTCGATCAAACGGTCCGAGAAAT AAAGAGGGAGGTGAATCTGAAGGTCTTGAAGGTTCCGGAGATGGAGCAGAAG GTATTGGATGCAACAGATAGTGAACCTTGGGGTCCTCATGGCTCTGCATTGGCAGAGATTGCACAGGCCACTAAAAAATT TTCGGAATGTCAGATGGTTATGAGTGTTTTATGGACAAGACTAAGTGAGACGGGAAAAGACTGGCGTCATGTTTATAAG GCATTGGCTGTCATAGAATATTTGGTGTCACATGGATCTGAACGTGCTGTTGATGACATTATAGAACATACTTTCCAAATCTCG TCACTCTCAAGCTTTGAATATGTTGAGCCAAGTGGGAAAGATAATGGAATAAATGTGAGAAAGAAGGCGGAAAACATAGTGGCCCTTCTgaataataaagataaaatacaaGAAGTTAGAAACAAAGCTGCTGCAAATCGTGACAA GTACTTTGGACTTTCATCTACTGGGATAACATATAAGTCAGGTTCAGCAACTTCATCCTCGTATGGTAATAACAGCTTTCAGAGTAGTGACCGCTATGGAGGTCTAGGTGGTACAGGAACTGCTGGTGATAGTTTCAGGGATAGCTATAGAGACAGACATGAAGAAGACAAGACTGAGAAGTTCAGCTCTAGCAGGTCTCGCCGTGGGGCTACAAGTGAGAATCGAGAGAGCTCTTCAAAGAAGGGCTCAACACGAAGCAG GAGAGGTCAGGATGATATATCATCTAGTGAGTCAAAGtcatcaaataaatcaaatgaagcTGATACATACAGTTCAATTCACACGCAAAGCGCAAGTATTGCTGATGATGATGACGATTTTGATCCGCGAGGGACTTCTACTACTA AGGCTGCTGTTGCAAGCTCGAACCAAGTGGATCTATTTGGACAAAATTTGATGGACGACTTCGTAGATGTTCCAGCATCTGTTCCTGAAGAAAAGCCTGTTATGAACAGCAGTTCATCGGACGTTGATCTGTTTGCAGATGCAGATTTTGTGTCAGCAGCACCACCCCAGGCAGCATCTGGAGCATTTGCAGACTCAACTTTTGTATCCGCACCACCCAAGACAGCAACTGGAGCAAGTTCTCAAACTCAG AATGGCGTTGATCTGTTTGCTTCTCAACCAACCCTATCCCCACCGGCTTCTTCAACAGTTGATCTTTTTGCCACCCCCGATCCAGTTATGCAGCCAGAAACCAAGTCTACAAATGCTGCACCAACAAACACCAACATTGTTGATCCCTTTGCCACCGTTCCACTTAACAATTTTGATGGATCTGATATAATGGGGGCGTTCACGTCTCATTCTGATTCAGCAGCTTCAGAACCTTCCCAAAGTTCTGTCAATGATGGCAGCCACAATATTGTGGGGAAACAATCTTTAGCAGATTCGAAGACCCCACCCAAGAAGGATTTCCAGGTGAAATCTGGCATTTGGGCTGATTCACTTAGCCGTGGACTGATTGATCTTAATATATCTGGTC CCAAGAAGGTGAATCTGGCGGATGTGGGAATTGTGGGTGGATTGACTGATGGAACCGATGAAAGAGAGAAGGGGCCCCCAACTTCGTATTACATGGGAAGAGCAATGGGTTCGGGGACTGGTCTTGGAAAATCGGGGTTCCCATCTTCACAAGGAATAGGTGACGACTTCTTCTCAAGTCTCAGCAGCGGCAACCAGCAATACCAATACGGTGGATTCCAAAAgtaa